Proteins encoded within one genomic window of Candidatus Binataceae bacterium:
- a CDS encoding amidohydrolase family protein: AHGCLHPPSAYLRRIWFDSLVFDPALLGFLISQVGADRIMLGTDYPMDMGFEDPLGTLEKVANLDPQPRRAIAGTNAVTLLGL; the protein is encoded by the coding sequence AGGCGCACGGATGCTTGCATCCGCCCAGCGCCTATCTGCGCCGCATTTGGTTCGATTCGCTAGTGTTTGATCCCGCGCTGCTCGGTTTTCTCATCTCCCAAGTGGGCGCCGATCGCATCATGCTCGGCACCGACTATCCGATGGATATGGGCTTTGAAGATCCGCTCGGCACGCTGGAAAAAGTGGCTAATCTCGACCCCCAACCGCGCCGCGCGATCGCCGGCACCAACGCCGTAACGCTGCTAGGACTGTAG